A single Panthera tigris isolate Pti1 chromosome A3, P.tigris_Pti1_mat1.1, whole genome shotgun sequence DNA region contains:
- the LOC102965954 gene encoding heterogeneous nuclear ribonucleoprotein A1-like, which translates to MSKSESPKEPEQLRKLFIGGLSFETTNESLRSHFEQWGRLTDCVLMRDPNTKRSRGFGFVTYATVEEVDAAMNARPHKVDGRVVEPKRAVSREDSQRPGAHLTVKKIFVGGIKEDTEEHHLRDYFEQYGKIEVIEIMTDQGSGKKRGFPFVTFDDHDSVDKIVIQKYHTVNGHNCEVRKALSKQEMASASSSQRGRSGSGNFGGGRGGGFGGNDNFGRGGNFSGRGGFGGSRGGGGYGGRGDGYNGFGNDGSNFGGGGSYNDFGNYNNQSSNFGPMKGGNFGGRSSGPYGGGGQYFAKPQNQGGYGGSSSSSSYGSGRRF; encoded by the coding sequence ATGTCTAAGTCAGAGTCTCCCAAAGAGCCTGAACAGCTGCGGAAGCTTTTCATTGGAGGTTTGAGCTTTGAAACAACCAATGAGAGTCTGAGGAGCCATTTTGAGCAATGGGGAAGGCTTACGGACTGTGTGCTAATGAGAGATCCAAACACCAAGCGCTCCAGAGGCTTTGGGTTTGTCACCTATGCTACTGTGGAAGAGGTGGATGCAGCCATGAATGCAAGGCCACACAAGGTGGATGGAAGAGTTGTGGAACCAAAGAGGGCTGTCTCGAGAGAAGATTCTCAAAGACCTGGTGCCCACTTAACTGTGAAAAAGATTTTTGTCGGtggcattaaagaagacactgaagaacATCATCTAAGAGATTATTTTGAACAGTATGGAAAAATTGAAGTGATTGAAATCATGACTGACCAAGGCAGTGGCAAAAAGAGAGGCTTTCCTTTTGTGACCTTTGACGACCATGACTCTGTAGACAAGATTGTCATTCAAAAATACCATACTGTGAATGGCCACAACTGTGAAGTAAGGAAAGCTTTATCTAAGCAAGAGATGGCTAGTGCTTCTTCCAGCCAAAGAGGTCGAAGTGGTTCTGGGAACTTCGGTGGTGGTCGTGGAGGTGGTTTTGGTGGGAATGACAACTTTGGCCGTGGAGGAAACTTCAGTGGGCGAGGTGGCTTTGGCGGCAGTCGAGGTGGTGGTGGATATGGTGGCAGAGGGGATGGCTATAACGGATTTGGTAATGATGGAAGCAACTTTGGAGGTGGTGGAAGCTATAATGATTTTGGCAATTACAACAATCAATCTTCAAATTTTGGACCCATGAAAGGAGGAAATTTTGGAGGCAGAAGCTCTGGCCCCTATGGTGGTGGAGGCCAATACTTTGCCAAACCACAAAACCAAGGTGGCTATGGCGgttccagcagcagcagtagctatggcagtggcagaaggttttaa